Proteins from a genomic interval of Garra rufa chromosome 4, GarRuf1.0, whole genome shotgun sequence:
- the LOC141333095 gene encoding phosphatidylinositol 4,5-bisphosphate 3-kinase catalytic subunit gamma isoform-like: MEQQASDDEPPVVRREENKRRRRKMKAFTSTSAVSTDHIAVEFVLPTTNKNSRNPDTLQLDVTGNWTVERVKVQIWHRAVTTKLCPEFYQKYSPDHCMLLYQKKGNWYEIYDKQQVFQTLDCNRYWKALRKEVGKIHLVIRTQPDDDSLQYQRFLNHLIGYDVTDVSNVHDDELEFTRRKLLTPRKIELSDRDPKLYSMDPWMTTKPLPEYLLSKISNNNILVVIHKDTTSQTIKVSIDDTPVQVLQSFFTKITKKRAILGISEDVSESDFVLRVCGREEYLYGNYAIKDFHWIRQCLKNGEEIHLVLEHPPDPEQDVVQKEDWSQVDDCTGVAGTHEQLTITEKDHEKVFTISLWDCNRKFRVKILGIDIPVLPRNSDLIVFVEASIFHGQQLLAQERTASKPFTEEVLWNTWLEFNIKIKDLPKGARLSLQVLCGKAQTQTSRENECKNKSRLLYYVNLLLVDHRSLLRQGEFILHMWKMPEKSEDNSSVNADKLTSATNPDKNSSMAVAILLDKYCYPVALPKSKDSPDSEMEGERGQREMPNHLRKQFEQIIATDPLHPLSSEDKELLWHFRQECMKDPKAYPKFLSSVKWGKQEAVAITHCLVERCTVWDRSSLDVGLALQLLDCHFSDENVRTLAVRKLETLEDDDVLRYLLQLVQAVKFEPYHDSALARFLLKRALRSKRIGHFLFWFLRSEIAQSMHYQQRYAVILEAYLRGCGEEMLQDFRKQVEMTEALQKVTREIKQMSAEKYDVSAQVIFQLRQKLEGLQTLGLPDSFKVPYDPGLRAGALVIEQCKVMASKKKPLWLQFKRADPTTLSSDTIGIIFKDGDDLRQDMLILQILLIMESIWELESLDLSLLPYGCISTGNKIGMIEIVKDATTIANIQQSTVGNTGAFKDEILSQWLREKCVNEDKHQQAVERFVFSCGGYCVATYVLGIGDRHNDNIMITETGNLFHIDFGHILGNYKSFLGISKERVPFVLTPDFLYLMGTTGKKSSLHFLQFQNVCLRAYLALRHHTNLLIILFSMMLMTGMPQLTSKEDIEYIREALTVGRSEDEAKQHFLDQIEICRDKGWTVQFNWFLHLVLGIKQGVEKRSA; the protein is encoded by the exons ATGGAACAGCAAGCCAGTGATGATGAACCACCAGTAGTTCGTAGAGAGGAAAACAAGAGGAGAAGAAGAAAGATGAAAGCATTTACGTCTACCTCAGCTGTATCCACAGATCATATAGCTGTAGAGTTTGTACTTCCCACCACCAACAAAAACAGCAGGAACCCAGATACATTGCAGTTGGACGTGACTGGGAATTGGACAGTAGAGCGAGTGAAGGTTCAGATTTGGCACAGAGCGGTAACCACAAAGTTGTGCCCTGAATTTTACCAAAAATACTCTCCGGACCACTGCATGCTGCTGTACCAGAAGAAAGGCAACTGGTATGAGATCTATGACAAGCAGCAGGTATTCCAAACCCTTGACTGTAACAGATATTGGAAAGCATTGAGAAAAGAGGTTGGCAAGATTCACCTGGTTATTAGAACGCAGCCTGACGATGATTCACTTCAGTACCAACGGTTTCTGAACCATCTAATCGGATATGATGTTACAGATGTCAGCAACGTCCATGATGACGAACTGGAGTTCACGCGAAGAAAGCTACTTACCCCTCGGAAAATTGAGCTGTCTGATCGAGATCCCAAACTTTACTCGATGGATCCCTGGATGACCACAAAGCCTCTTCCTGAATACCTTCTGAGCAAAATAAGTAACAATAACATCCTGGTGGTGATACACAAGGACACGACAAGCCAGACTATTAAGGTGTCTATCGATGACACACCTGTCCAGGTTCTTCAGAGCTTCTTTACCAAGATCACCAAAAAGCGAGCAATTTTAGGCATTTCTGAAGACGTCAGTGAATCCGATTTTGTCTTGAGGGTTTGTGGAAGAGAGGAATACCTATATGGCAACTATGCTATCAAAGATTTCCACTGGATCAGACAGTGTCTGAAAAATGGTGAAGAGATCCATCTGGTTTTGGAGCATCCTCCAGATCCAGAACAAGACGTGGTCCAAAAAGAGGACTGGTCTCAGGTCGACGATTGCACCGGTGTCGCTGGTACTCACGAACAACTGACCATCACTGAGAAAGACCATGAGAAGGTGTTTACCATCTCCCTTTGGGACTGCAATCGTAAATTCAGGGTGAAAATCTTAGGGATCGACATACCAGTGCTGCCACGCAATTCTGATTTGATTGTGTTTGTCGAGGCCAGTATTTTCCATGGACAACAGCTGCTGGCTCAAGAAAGGACAGCCTCCAAACCCTTCACAGAGGAGGTGCTCTGGAACACCTGGTTGGAGTTCAACATAAAGATCAAGGACTTACCCAAAGGTGCCCGACTTAGCCTGCAGGTGTTGTGTGGAAAAGCCCAGACTCAAACGTCCAGGGAGAACGAATGTAAAAACAAGAGTCGCTTGCTCTACTATGTCAACCTGTTACTGGTGGACCACCGCTCCCTACTAAGGCAGGGCGAGTTCATCTTGCACATGTGGAAGATGCCTGAGAAGAGCGAAGACAACAGCAGTGTTAACGCAGACAAACTTACATCTGCGACCAACCCAGACAAGAACAGTTCCATGGCTGTTGCCATTCTCCTGGACAAATACTGCTACCCTGTGGCTCTTCCAAAGAGCAAGGACTCTCCAGACTCTGAAATGGAAGGAGAGCGAGGGCAAAGAGAGATGCCCAACCATCTGCGCAAACAGTTCGAGCAGATTATTGCGACGGACCCTCTCCATCCGCTCAGCTCCGAAGATAAAGAATTGCTTTGGCACTTCCGGCAAGAATGCATGAAGGATCCCAAAGCATATCCGAAGTTTCTTTCTTCGGTCAAGTGGGGCAAACAAGAGGCCGTCGCAATAACCCACTGTCTTGTGGAGAGGTGCACAGTATGGGACCGAAGCTCGCTAGATGTGGGTTTGGCTTTACAGTTACTTGACTGCCACTTCTCAGATGAAAATGTGCGCACTTTGGCTGTCCGGAAGTTGGAGACTCTGGAAGATGATGATGTCCTGCGGTACCTCCTTCAGCTTGTTCAG GCTGTAAAATTTGAACCATACCATGACAGTGCACTCGCCAGGTTTCTTCTCAAACGTGCACTCAGA AGCAAGCGGATTGGCCATTTCTTGTTCTGGTTCCTGCGTAGCGAAATTGCTCAATCCATGCACTATCAGCAGAGGTATGCCGTAATACTTGAAGCTTACCTCCGTGGCTGTGGTGAAGAAATGCTTCAGGACTTCAGGAAGCAGGTGGAGATGACAGAGGCCTTGCAAAAAGTCACTCGTGAGATTAAGCAAATGTCTGCGGAAAAGTACGACGTGTCAGCACAAG TTATTTTTCAGCTGCGTCAGAAACTGGAAGGTCTGCAGACGTTGGGGTTGCCAGACAGCTTTAAAGTGCCTTACGATCCAGGCCTACGTGCTGGGGCTCTTGTG ATTGAACAATGCAAAGTGATGGCATCCAAGAAGAAACCCTTGTGGCTGCAGTTCAAACGAGCCGATCCAACCACCTTGTCAAGTGACACAATTGGGATTATCTTTAAAGATGGGGATGATCTTCGTCAGGACATGCTTATTTTACAG ATTTTACTGATAATGGAGTCTATCTGGGAGCTGGAGTCCTTGGATCTTTCCTTGCTACCATATGGATGTATTTCCACTGGAAATAAAATTG GAATGATTGAAATAGTGAAGGATGCCACTACTATTGCTAACATTCAACAAAGTACTGTTGGGAACACGGGAGCTTTTAAAGACGAAATCCTCAGCCAGTGGCTTCGTGAAAAGTGTGTGAATGAGGACAAG CACCAGCAGGCTGTTGAACGCTTTGTGTTCTCTTGTGGAGGGTATTGCGTGGCAACTTATGTCCTGGGCATCGGTGATCGTCATAATGATAACATAATGATCACAGAGACAG GTAACCTATTCCACATTGATTTCGGACACATCCTTGGAAACTACAAGAGTTTCTTAGGGATCAGCAAGGAGCGAGTTCCCTTTGTGCTGACTCCCGATTTTCTTTACTTGATGGGCACAACAGGCAAGAAAAGCAGCCTTCATTTCCTCCAGTTTCAG AACGTTTGCCTGAGGGCCTACTTGGCTCTGAGACACCACACCAACCTGCTGATCATCCTGTTCTCCATGATGCTGATGACCGGCATGCCTCAGCTGACCAGCAAAGAGGATATCGAGTACATACGGGAAGCGCTGACGGTCGGACGCTCCGAGGACGAGGCCAAACAACACTTCTTGGACCAAATCGAGATCTGCCGGGACAAGGGTTGGACGGTGCAGTTCAACTGGTTCCTACACTTGGTGCTAGGCATTAAACAGGGTGTCGAAAAACGTTCAGCTTGA